DNA from Roseomonas gilardii subsp. gilardii:
CGGGCGGTCGGCCAGGAAGGGATCGGCCTCGCCGGGGCGGTGCCAGGCGATGCCGAAGGGTTCCAGTCTCACCAGGGCGGTCAGGCCGCCCTCGGCGGAGACGGTCACGGCCCCCGCGCCTTCCTCCACCGTGACGGAAGGGCATGAGAAGCCGGAAAGATCCTCGCGCGGGCGGCCCTCATAGGGCGGCTCCAGCCCTCCGGGGGCGATCGACCAGCCGCGGTCGAGGCGGTAGCCCTCGGCGCCCTTCAGGATGACGCGGCCCATGTCGCACTCCGGCATGGCGATCCGGATCTGGGCGGACACCCGCCCCAGCCGTTCCGCGACCTCGAAGACCGCCCAATCCCCATCCCGGCCGATATAGCGGCCCTTGGTCAAAGCCTTCATGCGAGATGTCCGGTCCCTTGCATGGCCCGCAGCGCGAGGCCGTCGCTGTTGAAGAGATGGATGGCGTCACGGCGGGCCCGCAGCCGCACCGTGTCGCCACGCGCGAGGCCGAGCTGGCCTTCCTGCCGCACGCAGATCTGCGGCAAGCCGGGCGCGGAGGCATAGAGATAGGTCTCGGAGCCGAGCTGCTCCAGCAGATCGACACGCGCCTCCAGATCGCCGCCCTCGTCGGTGGGCTCCAGATGCTCCGGCCGCACGCCGAAGGTCACCGTCTCGCCCTCCCGCAGCTCGCCCGGCAGGTCGAGGTGGATCTCCCGCCCCTCCACCGCCAGGGCACCGGCGCTGCCGGCCCGCGCCACGCGCGCCGGCAGGGCGTTCATCCTGGGCGAGCCGATGAAGCCCGCGACGAAGAGGTTCGCCGGGTTGTTGTAGAGCTCAAGCGGCGTGCCGATCTGCTCGATCAGCCCACCGCGCAGGACCACGATCCGATCGGCCAGGGTCATCGCCTCGACCTGGTCGTGCGTCACGTAGATCATCGTGCCACCGATCTCGGCATGCAACGCTGCCAGCTCCTTGCGTGTGGCGACGCGCAACTCGGCATCGAGGTTCGAGAGCGGTTCATCGAAGAGAAAGATCTTCGGGTCGCGCACGATGGCACGGCCGATGGCGACGCGCTGCCGCTGCCCGCCGGACAATGCGCGCGGCTTGCGGTCGAGATAGGGGGTGAGCTGCAGCATCTGCGCCGCGCGTTCCACCCGCGCCGTGACCTCGGCCTGCGGCAGGCGCATGTTCTCCAGCGCGAAGCCCATGTTCTGCCGCACGCTCATATGCGGGTAGAGGGCGTAGGACTGGAACACCATGGCCAGGCCGCGATCGGAGGCCGGCAGGCGCGTGACGTCCTGGCCACCGATCAGCACCTGCCCGTCCGTGACCATCTCCAGCCCCGCGATCAGGCGCAGAAGGGTGGACTTGCCGCAGCCGGACGGGCCGACGAAGACCATGAACTCGCCGTCGCGGACCTCCAGGTCCACACCGCGGATCACGGAGGTGTCGCCGAATCTCTTGGTGACGTTGCGGAGCCTGAGCTCAGCCATGGGCGGATCTCCCAATGCTCATTTCATTCCCGTCGAACCGATCCCGGTCGTGATGAAGCGCTGAAGGAAGACGAAGACGAGCGCGACCGGCAGCAGCGTTACGACCGTCATGGCGAGGAGGTAGTGCCATTGTGTCTGCAACTCGCCCTGAAAGGCATTGAGCCCGATCTGGAGGGTGTAGCTCTCGGTCTTGGTCAGCACGGCCAGCGGCCAAAGGAACTCGTTCCAGCGCCACATCACCGAGAAGATGCCGAGTACCGCCAGAGCCGGCGCCGTCAGCGGCATGACGATGCGCCAGTAGATCTGCCATTCGGACGCCTTGTCCATGCGTGCCGCCTCCACGAGGTCGCGCGGCAGGGTCAGCATGTACTGGCGCAGCAGGAAGACGCCTGTCGGCGTGGCGGCGCCGGGCAGGATCACCGCCCAGAGCGAATTCACCAGCCCGAGCTTCGTGATCACCAGATAGACCGGGACCAGCACGATGGTGATCGGAATCATCAGCGTGCCGATCACCGCCAGGACGGCGAGGCCCTTGCCGCGGAACTCGTAGAGCGAGAGGGCATAGGCGGCCATGGAGTTGATCAGCAGGGTGATCAGCGTCGCCACCACGGTGACGAAGACCGAATTGCCAAGGAAGCGCAGGAAGTCGAACTGCCGCAGCGGCTCGATGTAGTTGGAGATGGCGAGCGAGAAAGCGCGCACCGGTTCGCGCCGGTCCACCGGCACGCGGACGGTCTGGCCCGGATCGGCCGGGTCCACCATCTGCGCCTGCAGCCCGACGCGGCGGACCTGCGCCATCTCTTTCACGCTGCCGTCCGGCAGGGTGACCTTGAAGAGCGGCAGTGGGTTGGGCTGCCCCGGCACCGTCACCTCGACCTGCGAGAGCGGAAGCAGGGTGGGCGGGAATTCCAGCAGCCCCGCCGGGGTCTTGAAGGAGGACAGCAGCAGCCAGAGCACGGGACCGAACATCAGCAGGGTGCCGAGGGCCAGGTAGAGATAGCTGGCAACGTCGCTCCAGTGCAGCGGCTGCCCGGGGTTGCGGCGGCGCGCGAGGAAGCGCAGGGCGCGGGTGGCCACCATGGTCAGTCCCTCCGCCGCCCGGCGACGCCGAGCTGGATCAGGGTGAGGATGAAGAGCACGGCGCCCAGCAGCACCGAGGCCGCGGCGGCAAGGCCGAAATTCTGCACCTGATTCGCGAAGGCGGTTTCGTAGATGTACTGCACCACCATCATCGTCGCCGTGCCGGGGCCGCCGCCGGTCAGCACGAAGACCTCGTCGAAGGTCTGCACGCCCTTGATCAGCGCGAGCACGATGACCACGATCATGTTCGGCCAGAGCAGTGGCAGGGTGATGCGCCAGAAGATGCGGTGCGTGGGCGTGCGGTCCATCGCCGCCGCCTCGTAGAGATCGGCCGGAATGGCCTGCAGCCCGGCGAGCAGGATCAGCGTGTAGAAGCCCATATGGGCCCAGACGGACACGAAGATCGCCCAGAACATCGCCCAGCCGGGCTCGTTCAGGAACAGGACGCGGTCGCCACCCAGCCCCATGATGATGGCGTTCAGCAGGCCGTCGCGCTGCAGGATCCATTTCCAGATCAGCGCCACCACCACCGGCGACAGCAGCACGGGGAAGAAGAAGACCGCGCGGAAGAAGCCCCGGGCCCGGATCTTGCGGTTGAGCACCAGCGCGGTGACCAGAGAGGCCAGCACCGTTCCCACGACGTTGAACAGCGTGAAGGTGCCGGTATTGGCGACGCCGCGCCAGAAATGGTCCTCGCGGCAGGAGCCGGGATCGATGAAGGAACCGCAGTCGAGCAGGTAGGCGTATTGCTGCGTCCCCACATAGGGCCGCTCCGCGGGGAACAGCGCGGCGCCGCCGGTCAGCGAGAACCAGAGGTTGATCGCCAGCGGCAGGAAGACGAAGAGCCCGAAGAAGGCGGCGTTGGGGAGGAGGAAGACATAGGGCATGCCCCGCTCGCCGATCAGCCTCTGCACGCCGCGCATCGGCGCGTCGATGAGGCGCAGCGGCAGCGCGGCGGCCCAGCCCAGGGCGCGCAGGGCGCCTCCTTCCTCCAGGCGCGGCACGGCCGGGGCGGTTGCCGTGCCCGCGGCGGGCACAGCGGTCTCGACGGAGCTCATTCTGGCGATCCCGGTCCGGGGAGGGGCTATTTCTTGTCGCGCTCGGCGATCTGCTGCGTCACGTCATCCGTGATGCGGCGATAGGCTTCGTCCAGCCCGATCTCGCCGGCCACGGCCTGGCCGAGGCGGCTGATGGCGGCGTTGAAGATGATGCGCGACCCGGAATAGCCCTGGAGGCGATAGGCCGCCGGCGAGATCTGCCTCACCTCCTCGGTGAAGACCTTCAATGCCGCCCGTGCCGCCTCGGAGCCGGACTTGTACTCCAGACCTTTGGCCGCGATCCCGACATGACCGGGCACGAAGAGGGCGCGGCTATAGAACTCCGTCATCACCTCCTCGCTGGCGAGGTATTCCATGACCTTCGCCACCTCGGCGGGATGCTTGCTGGACTTGAAGGCCATCAGGGCGGCGCCGCCCGGCATGGGGGAGCAGTTGGCCGGTCCGCAGGGTGTCGGCACCGCCACCCAGTCGAAGGCATCGCCGATGGTCTTGTCGAACTGGGCGATCTGCCAGGAACCGGACAGGTACATCACGACCTGCGCGTTCTTGAACTCGTCATTGGCACCGCGATAGGCCGAGCCCGCCACCGAGCCCCAGATCTCCTTGGACATGATGCCCTTGCGGTGCCAGTCCACGACCAGGGAGGCGGCTCGCTTGAATCCTTCATCCACCACGGCGGGCCTGCCGGCCTCGTCGATACCCGTGGCGCCCTGTGACACGGCCAGACTGAAGAAGCGGTGCCCCGAACGGTCCAGCGCCAGCGGGAAAGGCGCGCCCACCTTGGCCGCCACCGCCTTGACCGCTTCCGCCCACTGCTCCCAGGTCGCGCCGGGACCGGGCATCGCGATGCCGGCCTGCTCAAAGAGGGTCTTGTTGACGAAGGGGCCCGTGATGGTGAGCTGGGTCATGAAGCCGGGGATGGAACCCGTGTCGCCGGCGACCCGCATCCAGGGCAGGAACGGGCCGTAGCCTGCCTCCCAGGCTGCCGCATCCTTCAGATGGGGTCTGAGGTCCAGCCCGTAGCGCGCCAGCCCGCCCATGTCGGCGACGCGCGCCATGTCCGGTCCCTGCCCCGAGGCGAGCTGCACCGGCAGGTTCTCGCTGATCGCCTTGAACGGCACCTGGTCCAGAACCACGCGGATATCGGGATTCCGGCTTTCGAAGCGGCGAAGCAGGTCGTTCATGACCTCGCCCTCGTTGCCGTCCGAGTACCAGGCCATGCGAAGGGTGGTCTGGGCCATCGCCGGCCCGAAGGCCGTCGCCGCGAGGCTCAGCCCGGCGGCGAAAGCATAAGCAAGCACCTTCATGAACTTCCTCCCTGATGCGGTAACGGGCACATCCCAGTCGGCGCCTCTTGTTCCGAGATGGTTTGGCAAACGTTTGCCCAACCTGTCAAACGGTTTTATAAGACAGAGATGTGGTGGGATAATCCCGGGTCAGTCCTCAGGGGAACCAAGTGAGAGATCCCGATAACGACGCATCGGGTGAGGTTCGGCCGGTCTCCCTGGCGACCATCGCCGCCGCTGCCGGAGTCTCGATTTCGACCGTCTCCCGGATCGTCAATGGCGAGACCCGCAGAGCCTCGGCAGAAACGGTGAAACGGGTCCGGAAAGCGATCGAGGCGACCGGCTATCGGCCGAATTCCATCGGGCGGGCCCTCCGCAGCGGGGAAAGCCGCCTTGTGGCGATGCTTGTGGCCAATCTGGACAATCCAGCCATGGCGACCATTGCGGCTTCCACCGAGGCCGCATTGCGGACGGCAGGCTATGTGATGATCCTTTGCGACACGCATGACCGTGCCGCGCTCCAGGATGAATATCTTGCGGCCATGCGTGCACAGGCGGTCCAGGGCTATGTGATGGTGGTGGCCCGTTCCAGCCCCGGGCTCGCCGAAATGATCGGCCACGGCACGCCGATGGTGTTCGTCGGGCGGCGCAACCCCCTGGGTGGCGGCGCCTTCGTCGGGATCGACAACACCGGGGCGGGTGCGTTGGTCGCCGATTATCTGTGGCAAGCCGGAATCCGGGAACCCGGCATCCTTTCCCCGCTGGAAGGCTCATCCTCTGCCACACGGGAGCGGATGGAAGGTTTTCGGTCCCGCTATGCCGCGCTTGGCCTGGACCCGGCGAGAATCCCGGAGTGGCGGGCGCCGGGCCTGGCTCATGTCGAAATCGGCTATCACGCCGCCCGGTTGATCGGGCGCCGTGATGCCTGGCCCCGTGGCCTGCTCTGCGTCAGCGATCAGCTGGCCTATGGCGCCTACCGCGCGGCACGCGAAACGGGGTTGCATGTGCCGGATGATTGCCGCCTGGTGGGAATCGATGGCAGCACGCTCAATCCCTGGCTTGCACCATGGCTTGCATCTGTCCGTGTCCCTTATGACAGATTTGGTCCCGCGATCCTGCAACAGCTTCAGCGCATCTGGTCTGGCACACGTCCAGCAGAGCAGCTTCTGACTTACGGTCCCGTCCTGTGACCATGGCCACAATCACGATTGTTTAGTCCCGGGATTTGGTGGAGCGGGTTGAGTCTGAATCGTTCCGGCTCTGCGGCCCACTGTTTGCAGATGAACTCGTAAGGGTTCAGGCCCTGTTGCCAAGGGCGGAGCGGCTCGGCGGGTTGCTCAAGCGCCGTGGGGAAACCATCGCCGTGGCCGAATCCTCTGCCGGCGGCCTGGTGTCGGCGGCCCTTCTCGCCATCACGGAGAAGGGGATGGCTGGCCTTCGCCCCGCCACCGAACCTTATGCCACGCTGCTGGCCCGCACCGCCCGGGAGCGCTTCGCCGTGGATTGGGGCATCGCCGAAACCGCTGCGGCCGGACCGGGCGGCAACCGCTATGGCGATGCCGCTGGCCATGTCTGCCTTGCCATCGCCGGCCCGGAGAGCCTGACGAGGACGCTGGCAACCGGGGACCAGGACCGCAAACAATATGCGGGCCTTCGCGGCCGCCCTGCTGGATCTCCTCGCCGAAGCCAAGGAGAGGGATCAGGCGCGGGCGACCGGCCCTGACCGCCCGGTCCTGCACACGGCGAAGGAGGGAGAGGCCCGCGCCTCTCTCCCCTTCGTGCCTTCGTCAGTTCCTCAGGCTGTCGGGCACCTTTCCGCCATTCTGGGCGAGCTGCTGCCACACGGCCTTCGACAAGGCGATGTTCTGCTCGGCGCTGCCATCCGCGCCCGCATGCACGTTGAGCTCGTTGGCGAGCTGCTTGCGCGCATCCAGGCTGGAATCGAGGTCCAGCATCTTCAGCAGATCGACGATCGAGGTCCGCCAGTTGCCGCCGCCGCCCTTCCGCGCCGCGATGCCCTCCAGCACCGACTCGACATCCACCTCCTGCCCAGAGGCCGGGGCACCGCCGGCACCCGCTGGCGTGCCGGCCGTGCCCGGATTGCCCCCCGGCGCTGCGTTCGGGGTGGCATTCGGGTCTGGCGCCTGATCGGAACCGGCCGGGGCGGCAGGCTGCGCCGCGCCGGCGGGATGGAAGATCTTGTTCAGGATCGAGCTGAAAATGCTCATCTTGCTTCCTTTCGAGAAGACGGACAGGGAACGGGCAGGCCCGGCCGGAGTTCCGCCGCCCTGGACGGAGCCGGCGCCGCATCCCGGGGAAATCCACCGCCTCAGCCCGCTCCGGCCAAACGGCTGCGACGGGTAACGCAGGATTTCCGGCCGTGTTGCGACGGTCACACCAGGAAAGGGCGCATCAGGAAGCTCTCCGCGGCGCGGCGTCAGCGATGGCTCGTCACCCCGGCCTGCTGGCACAGGCTCAGCAGCAGGCAGGCCGAACAGCGCGGCCGCTCGCCCGTGCAGACATGCTTGCCGAAGGGCACGAGGCGCTCGTTGATCTCCACCCAGTAGCGGCGCGGCAGGATCGCGGCGAGGGCGGCCCGGGTGCGGTCCGGCGTGCTGGTCGCGACGATGCCCCAGCGGTTGGTCACGCGATGGACATGGATGTCCACGGCGATATGCGCCTGCCCCAGCGCCACGCCGAGGGCGAGCGAGGCGATCTTCGGCCCGACGCCGCGGAAGGCCATCAGCCCCTCGACCGTGTCGGGGACGGCGCCGCCGAACTCCTCCACGATCCGCCGCGACAGGGCGATCAGGTCGCGCGCCTTCGGTTCGGGAAAGGTGGCCCCGTGCAGGAGCCGCACGAGCTCCGCCTCCTCCAGCGCCGCCAGCGCTGCCGGAGTGCGCGCCACGGCGAAGAGCCGGAGGCAGACCGGGATCGTCGTCTCGTCGCGGGTGCGGGCGGAGATGAGGCTCGCCACGAGCTGCTCGAACAGGCTGCCATAGCCCCGGTCCCGCAGTTCGAACATCGCCGCCTTCGGCACGTCGGCGACGGCCCGCCGGAGGCGCCGGAAGGCCTCGTCGAAGTCGAAGGGTTCCTTCGGCGCGGCTTCCGCCGCGATCGGGGCTGCGAGGGGCATGACCACAGGAACGCCGTCCAGCCGCGCGGGTTCGCCGTCCGGCCCGCCACAGCCGGGGTGCCCTTTGGACCCCCCCTGGGGAAAATCCCTGGGGAAAACCCCTGGGAAAACCCCTGGGAAAACCCTTGTCCCAACCCGTTGAAACGATCCGCTATTCCCCGCATATCGCGCGCCAGCTTGAACCCCCGACCGAGAGGACTGACGGTGAGCGAGACGCTGGAGCGGCACGAATTCGGCGCCGAGGTGGGGCGCCTTCTCGATCTGGTCGTGCACGCGCTCTATTCCGACCGCGAGATCTTCCTGCGCGAGCTGGTGGCCAATGCCGCCGATGCCGTGGACCGGCGCCGCTTCGAGGCGCTGACCGACAACAGCCTGGGCCTGCCGGCCGAGGCCAAGGTCCGGATTGTGCCGGACAAGGCGGCGCGGACGCTGACCATCTCCGATCCCGGCATCGGCATGAGCAAGGCCGAGCTGGCGCAGCACCTGGGCACCATCGCCCGCTCCGGCACGCTGGCCTTCACCCGCTCCCTCGCCGAGGCCCCCACGGCGGAGAAGCCCAGCCTGATCGGCCAGTTCGGCGTCGGCTTCTACTCCGCCTTCATGGTGGCGGAGCGGGTCGAGGTGACCTCCCGCCGCGCCGGCGGCGAGGAAGCCTGGTGCTGGGCCTCGGAGGGCCAGGGCAGCTACACGCTCGCCCCCGCCGAACGGGCGGAACCCGGCACCGACATCGTGCTGCACATGAAGGCGGATGCGGAGGAGTTCCTGGAGCCCTTCCGGCTGCAGGCGATCATCCGCAAATGGGCGGACCACATCACCATCCCCATCACCGTGGCGCGGGACGGCCAGGACGAGCCGGCGAACGAGGGCACCGCGCTCTGGCGCAAGCCGAAAGCCGAGGTGACGGAGGAGCAGTACACCGAGTTCTACCGCCACGTCGCCCATGCCTTCGACGAGCCCTGGGCCACGCTGCACTGGCGCGCGGAAGGCACGCTGGACTACAGCGCACTGCTCTTCATCCCCGGCATGAAGCCCTTCCAGGCGGTGGAGGACGAACGGCAGAGCCGCGTGCGCCTGCATGTCCGGCGCATGTTCATCACCGACGAGGCCGGGCTGCTGCCGCCCTGGCTGCGCTTCGTGCAAGGCGTGGTGGATACCGAGGACCTGCCGCTGAACGTCAGCCGGGAGATGCTGCAATCCACCCCCGTCCTGGCGCGCATCCGCAAGGCGGTGACGAACCGCGTCCTGTCCGACCTCAAGGCGCGCGCCAGGGATGAGGAGGACTACGCGAAGTTCTGGGAGAATTTCGGCCCGGTCCTGAAGGAAGGCGCCTGGGAGGATGCCGGGCACCGCCAGGAGGTGGCGGCGCTGCTGCGCTTCCGCTCCTCGGCGGTGGAGGGCTGGACCTCGCTCGCCGATTATGTCGGGCGGATGAAGGAGGGGCAGGAGGCGATCCACTTCCTGCTCGGCGACGATCCGGCCGCCCTCGCGCGCTCGCCGCAACTGGAGGGCTTCCGCGCCAAGGGCGTGGAGGTGCTGCTGCTGTCCGACGGCATCGATGCCTTCTGGCCGGAGCGCCTCGCGGAGTTCGAGGGCAAGCCGATCCGCAGCATCACCCAGGGCGTGGTGGACCTCTCGAAGATCGCGGGCGGCGCGGAGGCGGGCGAGGCCGCCGATGTCGCCGAGCTGCTCGCCCGGCTGAAGGAGGCGCTGAAGGACGAGGTCGGCGAGGTCCGCGCGACGGACCGGCTGGTGGAAAGCGCCGTGGTCCTGGCCGCCCCGCCATACGGCCCCGACCTGCAGATGCAGCGCATGCTGCGCCGCGCCGGGCGGGGCAGCGGCGCCGGCCTGCCGGTGCTGGAGATCAACCCGCGCCATCCGCTGATCCGCAGGCTGGCCGAGGGCGCGGCGACGGACACGGCGCTGGCGGAGAAGGCTGGCCTGCTGCTCGACCTCGCCCGGGTGCAGGATGGCGACACGCCCCGCGATCCGGCCGGCTTCGCCCGGCGCGTCGCCGCCGCGCTCGCCTTCTGAACGCGGCCCGGCCCGTCTCCCGGCGGGCCGGCCCTCACCGCGGCAGTTGCGCGGCGTGCCGGTGCAGCTTGGTCAGGATCGCATCCAGCGCGGCCAGTTCCGCCGGGTCGAGCGCCTCGGCCAGCTCGGCCTGCAACGCGCAGGCGCGCGGCACGATGCGGCGGTACAGCGACAACCCGCGCGGCGACAGGCGCAGGCTCTGCGCGCGCTGGTCGCCCGGCAGCGGCTCGCGCAGCAGCAGGCCCTTGTCGTCCAGGCGGATCACGGCGCGGCTGACCTTCACACGGTCCATCTCCGTCCGTCCGATCACGGCCTGGGTGGACAGGCGTTCGCTCTCCCCCAGCACCGCCATGACGCGCCATTCGGCGACGCCGAGGCCGAACTCCTCCGCATAGCGCGCCGCGAAGGCCTGGCTGACGCTCTCCGCCACCACCGAGAGGCGATAGGGCAGGAACTCGGCCAGCCGCAGCGGGCCACATTGCTGGCACAGCGCCGTCGCGGCACAGGAGTTCGGGTCCGGCATCGGGAATCCCCTATATCATGTCATATGATATCATATAGAAACCCCGGCAATACCGCACCCGCCCTCCGCCGTGACGGAGCGGCCAACGATCCCGGCACCAGGAAAGGGCCGGGCCAGAAAAACGGGCCAGAAAAGAGGATGTCCATGAACGACCACCGCATCACGCGCCGGACCGCCCTGAGGGCAGGGCTGGGAGGCGGCCTCGCCCTGCTACCGCTGGGTATGCTGCCGCTGGGACGCGCCTTCGCCGCCTATCCCGACCGGCCGATCAAGTGGATCGTGCCCTATGCCGCCGGCGGCGGGTCCGACGTGATCGCGCGGCTGGTCTCCACCGGCCTGTCGCAACGGCTCGGGCAGTCCTTCGTGATCGACAACCGTCCGGGCGGCGCCACCAATATCGGCGCCGAGGCCGCGGCGAAATCGGCGCCGGACGGCTATACCGTGCTGACCGCCGACAACGGCACGCTGGTCTTCAACCCGGCCCTGTTCAGGAAGCTGCCCTATGACGTGGACCGCGACTTCCGCCCCGTCGGGCTGCTCGCCCGCTTCCAGATGCTGCTCGCCGTCACGAAGGAAGCCCCGGCCCGCAGCGCCCGCGACTTCATCGGGCGAGCCAGGGCCATACCGCGCGGCATCAACTATGGTTCCGCCGGGATCGGCTCGCCGCACCACCTGACCATGGCCCGCCTGGCGCGCGAGACCGGGATCGAGCTGACCCATGTCCCCTATCGCGGCATCGCGCCGGCGCTGAACGACCTGCTGTCCGGCAATGTGGAGGCGATGGTGGTGGACTACGCCGCCGGCGGCGAATACCTGCGCTCCGGCCAGATCAGGCCGCTGGCGGTCTTCTCGGACACCCGCATCCAGGGCCTGCCGGACGTGCCGACGGCACAGGAGGCACTGGATCTGCGCGGCTTCGAATCCTATGCATGGCAGGGCCTCGTCCTGCCGAAGCGCACGCCCGACGCGGAAGCCATCCGCCTCTCCACGGCGCTCGCCGCGACGCTGCAGGACCCGGCGACCGCCACGCGCATGCGGGACATCGGCGTCGAGCCGCTTCCGGGCGGGCCGGATGCCTTCCAGTCGCTGCTCGCCAGCGAACGGAAGATCTGGGTGCCGCTGATCCGTGAACTCGGCGTCTCGCTCGATTGATCCGGACGAACGGTGCTGGGGCGTTGCTCCTGGTGGCCGGCCCCGGGCGGAGGCGGAGCCTTGCTCCCGGGAGCGACGAATGCTCCAAAGCCA
Protein-coding regions in this window:
- a CDS encoding ABC transporter ATP-binding protein: MAELRLRNVTKRFGDTSVIRGVDLEVRDGEFMVFVGPSGCGKSTLLRLIAGLEMVTDGQVLIGGQDVTRLPASDRGLAMVFQSYALYPHMSVRQNMGFALENMRLPQAEVTARVERAAQMLQLTPYLDRKPRALSGGQRQRVAIGRAIVRDPKIFLFDEPLSNLDAELRVATRKELAALHAEIGGTMIYVTHDQVEAMTLADRIVVLRGGLIEQIGTPLELYNNPANLFVAGFIGSPRMNALPARVARAGSAGALAVEGREIHLDLPGELREGETVTFGVRPEHLEPTDEGGDLEARVDLLEQLGSETYLYASAPGLPQICVRQEGQLGLARGDTVRLRARRDAIHLFNSDGLALRAMQGTGHLA
- a CDS encoding carbohydrate ABC transporter permease — protein: MVATRALRFLARRRNPGQPLHWSDVASYLYLALGTLLMFGPVLWLLLSSFKTPAGLLEFPPTLLPLSQVEVTVPGQPNPLPLFKVTLPDGSVKEMAQVRRVGLQAQMVDPADPGQTVRVPVDRREPVRAFSLAISNYIEPLRQFDFLRFLGNSVFVTVVATLITLLINSMAAYALSLYEFRGKGLAVLAVIGTLMIPITIVLVPVYLVITKLGLVNSLWAVILPGAATPTGVFLLRQYMLTLPRDLVEAARMDKASEWQIYWRIVMPLTAPALAVLGIFSVMWRWNEFLWPLAVLTKTESYTLQIGLNAFQGELQTQWHYLLAMTVVTLLPVALVFVFLQRFITTGIGSTGMK
- a CDS encoding carbohydrate ABC transporter permease yields the protein MSSVETAVPAAGTATAPAVPRLEEGGALRALGWAAALPLRLIDAPMRGVQRLIGERGMPYVFLLPNAAFFGLFVFLPLAINLWFSLTGGAALFPAERPYVGTQQYAYLLDCGSFIDPGSCREDHFWRGVANTGTFTLFNVVGTVLASLVTALVLNRKIRARGFFRAVFFFPVLLSPVVVALIWKWILQRDGLLNAIIMGLGGDRVLFLNEPGWAMFWAIFVSVWAHMGFYTLILLAGLQAIPADLYEAAAMDRTPTHRIFWRITLPLLWPNMIVVIVLALIKGVQTFDEVFVLTGGGPGTATMMVVQYIYETAFANQVQNFGLAAAASVLLGAVLFILTLIQLGVAGRRRD
- a CDS encoding ABC transporter substrate-binding protein, translating into MKVLAYAFAAGLSLAATAFGPAMAQTTLRMAWYSDGNEGEVMNDLLRRFESRNPDIRVVLDQVPFKAISENLPVQLASGQGPDMARVADMGGLARYGLDLRPHLKDAAAWEAGYGPFLPWMRVAGDTGSIPGFMTQLTITGPFVNKTLFEQAGIAMPGPGATWEQWAEAVKAVAAKVGAPFPLALDRSGHRFFSLAVSQGATGIDEAGRPAVVDEGFKRAASLVVDWHRKGIMSKEIWGSVAGSAYRGANDEFKNAQVVMYLSGSWQIAQFDKTIGDAFDWVAVPTPCGPANCSPMPGGAALMAFKSSKHPAEVAKVMEYLASEEVMTEFYSRALFVPGHVGIAAKGLEYKSGSEAARAALKVFTEEVRQISPAAYRLQGYSGSRIIFNAAISRLGQAVAGEIGLDEAYRRITDDVTQQIAERDKK
- a CDS encoding LacI family DNA-binding transcriptional regulator; the encoded protein is MRDPDNDASGEVRPVSLATIAAAAGVSISTVSRIVNGETRRASAETVKRVRKAIEATGYRPNSIGRALRSGESRLVAMLVANLDNPAMATIAASTEAALRTAGYVMILCDTHDRAALQDEYLAAMRAQAVQGYVMVVARSSPGLAEMIGHGTPMVFVGRRNPLGGGAFVGIDNTGAGALVADYLWQAGIREPGILSPLEGSSSATRERMEGFRSRYAALGLDPARIPEWRAPGLAHVEIGYHAARLIGRRDAWPRGLLCVSDQLAYGAYRAARETGLHVPDDCRLVGIDGSTLNPWLAPWLASVRVPYDRFGPAILQQLQRIWSGTRPAEQLLTYGPVL
- a CDS encoding CinA family protein, encoding MAESSAGGLVSAALLAITEKGMAGLRPATEPYATLLARTARERFAVDWGIAETAAAGPGGNRYGDAAGHVCLAIAGPESLTRTLATGDQDRKQYAGLRGRPAGSPRRSQGEGSGAGDRP
- a CDS encoding DUF3597 domain-containing protein, with product MSIFSSILNKIFHPAGAAQPAAPAGSDQAPDPNATPNAAPGGNPGTAGTPAGAGGAPASGQEVDVESVLEGIAARKGGGGNWRTSIVDLLKMLDLDSSLDARKQLANELNVHAGADGSAEQNIALSKAVWQQLAQNGGKVPDSLRN
- a CDS encoding endonuclease III domain-containing protein, with protein sequence MPLAAPIAAEAAPKEPFDFDEAFRRLRRAVADVPKAAMFELRDRGYGSLFEQLVASLISARTRDETTIPVCLRLFAVARTPAALAALEEAELVRLLHGATFPEPKARDLIALSRRIVEEFGGAVPDTVEGLMAFRGVGPKIASLALGVALGQAHIAVDIHVHRVTNRWGIVATSTPDRTRAALAAILPRRYWVEINERLVPFGKHVCTGERPRCSACLLLSLCQQAGVTSHR
- the htpG gene encoding molecular chaperone HtpG, which gives rise to MSETLERHEFGAEVGRLLDLVVHALYSDREIFLRELVANAADAVDRRRFEALTDNSLGLPAEAKVRIVPDKAARTLTISDPGIGMSKAELAQHLGTIARSGTLAFTRSLAEAPTAEKPSLIGQFGVGFYSAFMVAERVEVTSRRAGGEEAWCWASEGQGSYTLAPAERAEPGTDIVLHMKADAEEFLEPFRLQAIIRKWADHITIPITVARDGQDEPANEGTALWRKPKAEVTEEQYTEFYRHVAHAFDEPWATLHWRAEGTLDYSALLFIPGMKPFQAVEDERQSRVRLHVRRMFITDEAGLLPPWLRFVQGVVDTEDLPLNVSREMLQSTPVLARIRKAVTNRVLSDLKARARDEEDYAKFWENFGPVLKEGAWEDAGHRQEVAALLRFRSSAVEGWTSLADYVGRMKEGQEAIHFLLGDDPAALARSPQLEGFRAKGVEVLLLSDGIDAFWPERLAEFEGKPIRSITQGVVDLSKIAGGAEAGEAADVAELLARLKEALKDEVGEVRATDRLVESAVVLAAPPYGPDLQMQRMLRRAGRGSGAGLPVLEINPRHPLIRRLAEGAATDTALAEKAGLLLDLARVQDGDTPRDPAGFARRVAAALAF
- a CDS encoding MarR family winged helix-turn-helix transcriptional regulator — encoded protein: MPDPNSCAATALCQQCGPLRLAEFLPYRLSVVAESVSQAFAARYAEEFGLGVAEWRVMAVLGESERLSTQAVIGRTEMDRVKVSRAVIRLDDKGLLLREPLPGDQRAQSLRLSPRGLSLYRRIVPRACALQAELAEALDPAELAALDAILTKLHRHAAQLPR
- a CDS encoding Bug family tripartite tricarboxylate transporter substrate binding protein, encoding MNDHRITRRTALRAGLGGGLALLPLGMLPLGRAFAAYPDRPIKWIVPYAAGGGSDVIARLVSTGLSQRLGQSFVIDNRPGGATNIGAEAAAKSAPDGYTVLTADNGTLVFNPALFRKLPYDVDRDFRPVGLLARFQMLLAVTKEAPARSARDFIGRARAIPRGINYGSAGIGSPHHLTMARLARETGIELTHVPYRGIAPALNDLLSGNVEAMVVDYAAGGEYLRSGQIRPLAVFSDTRIQGLPDVPTAQEALDLRGFESYAWQGLVLPKRTPDAEAIRLSTALAATLQDPATATRMRDIGVEPLPGGPDAFQSLLASERKIWVPLIRELGVSLD